Proteins from a single region of Amycolatopsis sp. CA-230715:
- the lipA gene encoding lipoyl synthase, whose protein sequence is MTAAPDGRKLLRLEVRNSETPIEKKPSWIRTRAKMGPEFTELKGLVRREGLHTVCEEAGCPNIYECWEDREATFLIGGDQCTRRCDFCQIDTGRPADLDREEPRKVAESVQAMGLRYSTVTGVARDDLADGGAWLYAETVRQIHSLNPGTGVELLIPDFNADPDQLAEVFGSRPEVLAHNVETVPRIFKRIRPGFRYARSLQVISEARRAGLVTKSNLILGMGETPDEVTEAMRDLVEAGCEILTITQYLRPSPRHHPVERWVKPEEFVQHSKTAEELGFAGVMAGPLVRSSYRAGRLYAQTVAHRGEQLPANLAHLSTAGPAAQEATSLLERLAR, encoded by the coding sequence GTGACTGCTGCACCGGATGGTCGGAAGTTGTTGCGGCTCGAGGTTCGTAACAGTGAGACGCCGATCGAGAAGAAGCCGTCGTGGATTCGGACGCGGGCGAAGATGGGTCCGGAGTTCACGGAGTTGAAGGGCCTGGTTCGTCGTGAGGGTCTGCACACCGTGTGTGAGGAGGCGGGCTGTCCCAACATCTACGAGTGCTGGGAGGACCGCGAGGCGACCTTCCTGATCGGGGGTGATCAGTGCACGCGGCGGTGTGATTTCTGCCAGATCGACACCGGACGCCCCGCCGATCTCGACCGCGAGGAGCCGCGGAAGGTCGCGGAGTCGGTGCAGGCCATGGGCTTGCGCTACTCCACGGTCACCGGCGTCGCCCGCGACGACCTGGCTGACGGCGGCGCGTGGTTGTACGCCGAGACGGTGCGCCAGATCCATTCGTTGAATCCGGGGACCGGGGTGGAGTTGCTGATCCCGGATTTCAACGCCGACCCGGATCAGTTGGCGGAGGTGTTCGGGTCGCGGCCGGAGGTGCTGGCGCACAATGTGGAGACGGTGCCGCGGATCTTCAAGCGGATCCGTCCCGGGTTCCGCTACGCCCGCTCCCTTCAAGTGATCAGCGAGGCCCGGCGGGCGGGGTTGGTGACGAAGTCGAACCTGATCCTCGGCATGGGTGAAACCCCGGACGAGGTGACCGAGGCGATGCGGGATCTGGTCGAGGCCGGGTGCGAGATCTTGACGATCACCCAGTATCTGCGGCCCTCGCCGCGGCATCACCCGGTGGAACGCTGGGTCAAGCCCGAAGAGTTCGTCCAGCACTCCAAAACCGCCGAAGAACTCGGGTTCGCCGGAGTCATGGCCGGACCGCTGGTGCGGTCCTCCTACCGGGCCGGGCGCCTGTACGCCCAAACCGTGGCGCATCGCGGTGAGCAGCTTCCGGCGAACCTGGCCCACCTGTCCACGGCCGGACCCGCCGCCCAGGAAGCCACCAGCCTCCTCGAACGACTCGCGAGGTAA
- a CDS encoding acyl-CoA dehydrogenase family protein translates to MVDQPKVTEKEARAVAEEARESGWRKPSFAKELYLGRFPLDLVHPHPRPEADAAAKADRFLTALREYCETLDGTVIERDSRVPDEYVDGLAKLGCFGIKIPEEYEGLGLSQVAYNRALMLVGSVHPTLGVLLSAHQSIGVPEPLKLAGTPEQKAAFLPRCARGAVTAFLLTEPDVGSDPARLATSATPTEDGEAYELNGVKLWTTNGVVAELVVVMARVPKSDGRRGGVTAFIVETDSPGITVEQRNAFMGLRGIENGVTRFHNVRVPKENVVGGEGQGLKIALATLNTGRLSIPAICTGASKWCLKIAREWSAERVQWGRPVGEHAAVAKKISFIAATTYALEAVLDLSAHMSDEGRNDIRIEAALAKLWASEMSCLVADELMQIRGGRGYETAESLAARGERAVPVEQLVRDLRINRIFEGSSEIMHLLIAREAVDAHLSAAGDLADADADLKAKAKAAAKASGFYAKWLPQLVSGKGQVPTSFREFGPLATHLRYVERTARKLARSTFYGMARWQAGLERRQGFLGRVVDIGAELFAMAAVCVRAEMQRADGEGGAGADLAEVFCRQARLRIEALFDALWDNTDDVDQRLAGEVLDGHYTWLEAGVLDPSEGTGPWIAHWELGATKVKNLSRPYVRPR, encoded by the coding sequence GTGGTCGACCAGCCGAAGGTGACGGAGAAGGAAGCACGTGCGGTCGCGGAGGAGGCCCGGGAGAGCGGCTGGCGCAAGCCGTCGTTCGCGAAGGAGCTCTACCTCGGCCGGTTCCCGCTGGACCTGGTGCACCCCCATCCCAGGCCGGAAGCCGACGCGGCGGCGAAGGCGGACCGGTTCCTCACCGCGTTGCGCGAATACTGCGAGACGCTCGACGGCACGGTCATCGAACGGGATTCGCGGGTGCCGGACGAGTACGTCGACGGGCTCGCGAAGCTCGGCTGCTTCGGTATCAAGATCCCGGAGGAGTACGAAGGGCTCGGGCTGAGCCAGGTCGCCTACAACCGCGCGCTGATGCTCGTCGGCTCGGTGCATCCGACGCTCGGCGTGCTGCTCTCGGCGCACCAGTCGATCGGGGTGCCGGAACCGCTCAAGCTCGCGGGCACACCGGAGCAGAAGGCCGCGTTCCTGCCGAGGTGCGCGCGCGGCGCGGTCACCGCGTTCCTGCTCACCGAACCGGACGTCGGTTCGGACCCGGCGAGGCTGGCGACCTCGGCGACGCCGACGGAGGACGGCGAGGCGTACGAGCTGAACGGCGTGAAGCTGTGGACCACCAACGGCGTGGTGGCGGAGCTGGTCGTGGTGATGGCGCGCGTGCCCAAGTCCGACGGCAGGCGCGGCGGGGTCACCGCGTTCATCGTGGAGACCGATTCGCCGGGGATCACCGTCGAGCAGCGCAACGCGTTCATGGGGCTGCGCGGTATCGAAAACGGGGTCACGCGCTTCCACAACGTGCGCGTGCCCAAGGAAAACGTCGTCGGCGGCGAGGGGCAGGGCCTGAAGATCGCGCTCGCCACGCTCAACACCGGCAGGCTCTCGATTCCGGCGATCTGCACGGGCGCGAGCAAGTGGTGCCTGAAGATCGCGCGGGAGTGGTCGGCCGAACGGGTGCAGTGGGGCCGCCCGGTCGGTGAGCACGCGGCGGTGGCGAAGAAGATTTCGTTCATCGCGGCCACCACGTACGCGCTCGAAGCCGTGCTGGACCTTTCGGCGCACATGAGCGACGAGGGTCGCAACGACATCCGCATCGAAGCGGCGCTGGCGAAGCTGTGGGCGAGTGAGATGTCGTGCCTGGTCGCGGACGAGCTGATGCAGATCAGGGGCGGGCGCGGGTACGAGACGGCCGAGTCGCTCGCGGCGCGCGGTGAACGCGCCGTCCCCGTCGAGCAGCTCGTGCGGGATCTGCGGATAAACCGCATCTTCGAAGGCTCGTCGGAGATCATGCACCTGCTGATCGCGCGCGAGGCGGTCGACGCGCACCTGTCCGCGGCGGGTGATCTCGCGGACGCGGACGCGGACCTGAAGGCCAAGGCGAAGGCTGCGGCCAAGGCGAGCGGGTTCTACGCGAAATGGCTGCCCCAGCTCGTTTCGGGCAAGGGGCAGGTGCCGACCTCGTTCCGCGAGTTCGGTCCACTTGCGACACATCTGCGCTACGTCGAGCGGACGGCCCGCAAGCTCGCCAGGTCGACCTTCTACGGCATGGCCCGCTGGCAGGCGGGGCTCGAACGCAGGCAGGGGTTCCTCGGCAGGGTCGTCGACATCGGCGCGGAGCTGTTCGCGATGGCGGCGGTCTGCGTGCGGGCCGAGATGCAGCGCGCCGACGGCGAAGGCGGGGCGGGCGCCGACCTCGCCGAAGTGTTCTGCCGCCAGGCGAGGCTGCGCATCGAGGCGCTTTTCGACGCGTTGTGGGACAACACGGACGACGTCGACCAGCGGCTCGCCGGTGAAGTGCTCGACGGCCACTACACCTGGCTCGAGGCGGGCGTCCTCGATCCGAGCGAGGGCACCGGGCCCTGGATCGCGCACTGGGAACTCGGCGCGACGAAGGTGAAGAACCTTTCACGTCCATACGTTCGACCGCGGTGA
- a CDS encoding oxidoreductase, with the protein MAQNWTEDDITDQSGRTVLVTGANSGLGLRSAEALAAKGAKVLLACRSLERGEKALATVRTASTGGAEPELIRLDLADLGSVRAAAATVRKSTGDGLDVLINNAGLMASPRQRTADGFERQFGTNHLGHAALTWLVMPALRAKPGARVVTLSSVAAYGARLDLADPNFEHRRYNPGSAYGQSKLANQVFALELDRRLREAGADVASVAAHPGYTATSLGSSMASAYRNKALSTVIGLGNRIGELVLAQDAEIGVLPQLYAATAEGVNGGDYVGPRSFGGLRGYPTIVTPLRAALDRKLGSGLWELTARLTEVTPDPA; encoded by the coding sequence ATGGCACAGAACTGGACCGAGGACGACATCACCGACCAGTCGGGGCGGACGGTGCTCGTCACCGGCGCCAACTCGGGCCTCGGCCTGCGCAGCGCGGAGGCGCTCGCGGCCAAGGGGGCGAAGGTACTGCTCGCCTGCCGCTCGCTCGAACGCGGCGAGAAGGCGTTGGCGACGGTGCGCACGGCTTCGACCGGCGGGGCCGAGCCTGAGCTGATCAGGCTCGACCTCGCCGATCTCGGCTCCGTGCGCGCGGCCGCCGCGACGGTGCGGAAGAGCACCGGCGACGGCCTCGACGTCCTGATCAACAACGCCGGGCTGATGGCGTCACCGAGACAGCGCACAGCCGACGGCTTCGAGCGCCAGTTCGGCACCAACCACCTCGGGCACGCCGCGCTGACCTGGCTGGTCATGCCCGCACTGCGCGCGAAACCGGGTGCGCGGGTCGTCACGCTGTCGAGCGTGGCCGCCTACGGCGCCCGGCTCGACCTCGCCGACCCGAACTTCGAGCACCGGCGCTACAACCCCGGCAGCGCCTACGGCCAGTCGAAACTGGCCAACCAGGTCTTCGCGCTGGAACTCGACCGGCGGCTGCGCGAGGCGGGCGCCGACGTGGCCAGCGTCGCCGCGCACCCCGGGTACACCGCGACCTCGCTGGGTTCGTCGATGGCGAGCGCGTACCGCAACAAGGCGCTGAGCACCGTGATCGGCCTCGGCAACCGGATCGGCGAGCTGGTGCTGGCCCAGGACGCCGAGATCGGCGTGCTTCCGCAGCTGTACGCGGCGACCGCGGAGGGCGTCAACGGCGGCGACTACGTCGGGCCGCGCAGTTTCGGCGGGCTTCGCGGGTACCCGACGATCGTGACGCCGTTGCGCGCGGCGCTGGACCGCAAACTGGGGTCCGGACTGTGGGAGCTCACCGCCCGGTTGACCGAGGTCACGCCCGACCCCGCGTGA
- a CDS encoding DedA family protein, translating into MVSEVLEWLQALPQPALVGATGGLVFAECTIGLGFIAPGEGGLLIAATTATSVPRFLVLWAVVTVCAALGDSLGYYIGKRFGPRLRETKLIQKYGVDAWDKATGILQRRGAWAVFFARFLPVVRTLTPAAAGTSGLPYRKFLPAVAAGAMCWSALHIGIGAALGEAAKKIEGAMSTGGLIVVGVLAVVGVFFLLRWKKKKALGAGPEKVTADSSQ; encoded by the coding sequence GTGGTGAGCGAAGTGCTCGAATGGCTACAGGCACTGCCGCAGCCGGCACTCGTGGGGGCGACGGGCGGGCTCGTGTTCGCCGAGTGCACGATCGGACTCGGTTTCATCGCACCGGGCGAAGGCGGGCTGCTGATCGCGGCCACGACCGCGACCTCGGTGCCGCGGTTCCTCGTCCTGTGGGCCGTGGTGACGGTGTGCGCCGCGCTGGGCGACTCGCTCGGCTACTACATCGGCAAGCGCTTCGGGCCGCGCCTGCGCGAGACGAAGCTGATCCAGAAGTACGGCGTCGACGCGTGGGACAAGGCCACCGGAATCCTCCAGCGACGCGGCGCGTGGGCGGTGTTCTTCGCCCGCTTCCTGCCGGTGGTCCGCACGCTCACCCCGGCCGCAGCCGGAACCTCGGGGCTGCCGTACCGGAAATTCCTGCCCGCCGTCGCCGCCGGGGCGATGTGCTGGTCCGCCCTGCACATCGGCATCGGTGCCGCGCTAGGCGAGGCGGCGAAGAAGATCGAAGGCGCGATGAGCACCGGCGGTCTCATCGTGGTGGGGGTGCTCGCGGTGGTGGGCGTCTTCTTCTTGCTCCGCTGGAAGAAAAAGAAGGCACTGGGAGCCGGGCCGGAGAAGGTCACCGCCGATTCGTCACAGTGA
- a CDS encoding phosphatase PAP2 family protein, which yields MTVPRARWAVLGVVLVAAFVALGLTVRVAPLALDAAIARGLDGVWREPLGTAAGIVSDVLGPVLPVLSGIGLLIAAALRRRHAGVLMRLFLVLLACRLTSLLKPAFDRQRPRAYPELSYPSGHVVSVASTGLVAILLCAWLFPRAVRWVAAAAVVATALCAAARIVLGVHWFSDTVGAALAVTGVGLLVATGVGLLPSRTARLPAGETSA from the coding sequence GTGACCGTCCCCCGCGCCCGCTGGGCCGTGCTCGGCGTGGTGCTCGTCGCCGCGTTCGTCGCATTGGGACTGACCGTCCGCGTGGCTCCGCTCGCGCTGGACGCCGCGATCGCGCGCGGGCTCGACGGCGTGTGGCGGGAACCGCTCGGCACGGCGGCCGGGATCGTCAGCGACGTGCTGGGACCCGTGCTGCCGGTGCTGTCCGGAATCGGATTGCTGATCGCCGCCGCGTTGCGCCGACGGCACGCCGGTGTCCTCATGCGACTGTTTCTGGTGTTGCTGGCGTGCCGCCTGACGAGCCTGCTGAAGCCCGCGTTCGACCGGCAGCGGCCGCGTGCCTACCCGGAGCTGAGCTACCCGAGCGGGCACGTCGTGTCCGTGGCGTCCACCGGTCTCGTCGCGATCTTGTTGTGCGCGTGGCTCTTTCCGCGTGCGGTGCGCTGGGTCGCCGCGGCGGCCGTGGTGGCGACCGCGCTCTGCGCCGCCGCCAGGATCGTGCTCGGCGTGCACTGGTTCAGCGACACCGTCGGCGCGGCGCTCGCGGTGACCGGTGTCGGGCTGCTCGTGGCCACCGGTGTGGGGTTGCTCCCGTCACGGACCGCTCGGCTACCGGCCGGCGAAACCTCGGCGTAG
- the lipB gene encoding lipoyl(octanoyl) transferase LipB, which yields MSPRAVSCRASADPVDVRRLGTVDYLEAWELQRTHVNARADETAPDTMLLLEHPSVYTAGKRTEDADRPSDGTPVIDVDRGGKITWHGPGQLVGYPILKLADPIDVVHYVRRLEEALIRVCDQFGVHSGRVEGRSGVWIPADERGIERKIAAIGIRVQRGVTMHGFELNCDADLAAFDKIVPCGIRDAGVTSLSAELGRDVTVEEALPLARDAVLAAIEGDLRVSDDRWLPRPEAPSAPGVTFALQN from the coding sequence GTGAGTCCCCGAGCCGTTTCCTGCCGTGCCAGCGCCGATCCGGTCGACGTCCGCCGCCTCGGCACAGTCGACTACCTCGAAGCGTGGGAGTTGCAGCGCACTCACGTGAACGCCCGCGCGGACGAGACCGCGCCGGACACCATGCTGCTGCTCGAACACCCGTCGGTGTACACCGCGGGCAAGCGCACGGAGGACGCGGACCGCCCCTCCGACGGCACCCCGGTGATCGACGTCGACCGCGGCGGCAAGATCACCTGGCACGGGCCGGGCCAGCTCGTCGGCTACCCGATCCTCAAGCTCGCCGATCCGATCGACGTCGTGCACTACGTGCGCCGCCTCGAAGAAGCGCTCATCAGGGTCTGCGACCAGTTCGGCGTGCACAGCGGGCGCGTCGAAGGCCGCAGCGGCGTGTGGATCCCCGCCGACGAGCGCGGGATCGAACGCAAGATCGCCGCGATCGGCATCCGGGTGCAGCGCGGCGTCACCATGCACGGCTTCGAGCTGAACTGTGACGCGGACCTCGCCGCCTTCGACAAGATCGTCCCGTGCGGCATCCGCGACGCCGGGGTCACCTCGCTGTCGGCGGAACTGGGCCGCGACGTCACCGTCGAAGAGGCGCTCCCGCTCGCCCGCGACGCGGTGCTGGCGGCGATCGAAGGCGACCTGCGGGTCAGCGACGACCGCTGGCTGCCCCGCCCCGAAGCGCCGAGCGCCCCCGGCGTCACCTTCGCCCTCCAGAACTGA
- a CDS encoding TetR/AcrR family transcriptional regulator, with protein MRSRRADYSESTRSALVDSAVELFTKRGYAGTSLDEVAKRARVTKGALYHHFSGKQALFEAAFDAVEGEVFDRLTKIMQGPGAPWERALDGLRTFIKSCLDPAYQRIAIHEGPVVMGWERWREAEDHFSFGLVRTSLEDLVAAGEVDEVPVEITARLLFGALSSAATAIAGAEDQKKVGAEVEAVIIQLLNRIRRPDSERRDREV; from the coding sequence TTGAGGTCCAGGCGCGCCGACTATTCCGAGTCCACTCGTTCCGCTTTGGTGGACAGTGCGGTGGAACTGTTCACCAAGCGTGGTTACGCGGGTACCTCCCTCGATGAGGTCGCCAAGCGCGCTCGGGTCACGAAAGGCGCCCTCTACCACCACTTCAGCGGTAAGCAAGCGCTCTTCGAAGCCGCCTTCGACGCCGTCGAAGGCGAGGTATTCGACCGCCTCACCAAAATAATGCAGGGCCCCGGCGCGCCGTGGGAACGCGCATTGGATGGTTTACGCACATTTATCAAAAGCTGCCTCGATCCCGCGTATCAGCGGATCGCCATTCACGAGGGCCCGGTGGTGATGGGCTGGGAGCGCTGGCGCGAGGCGGAGGACCACTTCAGCTTCGGTCTCGTGCGCACCAGCCTCGAGGACCTGGTCGCCGCGGGCGAGGTCGACGAAGTGCCGGTGGAGATCACCGCGCGCCTGCTCTTCGGCGCGCTGTCCTCGGCCGCCACCGCGATCGCGGGCGCCGAGGACCAGAAGAAGGTCGGCGCCGAGGTCGAGGCCGTCATCATCCAGCTGCTGAACCGGATCCGCCGACCCGACAGCGAACGACGCGATCGTGAGGTCTGA
- a CDS encoding LLM class F420-dependent oxidoreductase encodes MDLRIFTEPQQGASYDDLLRVAKATEDAGFDAFFRSDHYLKMGEVSGLPGPTDAWITLAGLARETSRIRLGTLVTAATFRHPSQLAISVAQVDQMSGGRIELGLGSGWYDAEHTAYGFALPEIKERFDLYSEQLEIVTGLWETPVGETFSFEGEHYRLADSPALPKPAQSPRPPVIIGGGGKKRTPALAARFADEFNLPFVSPEIAKAQFERVDAAATAIGRDPKGILKSVAQVVAIGKDDAEVARRAAAIGRDVAELRENGLAGTPAEIVDKIGHWREETGITRLYLQVLDLSDLDHLDLIASEIASQL; translated from the coding sequence GTGGACTTGAGGATCTTTACCGAGCCCCAGCAAGGGGCCAGCTATGACGACCTGCTCCGTGTCGCGAAGGCTACCGAGGACGCGGGTTTCGACGCGTTCTTCCGCAGCGACCACTACCTGAAGATGGGCGAGGTCTCCGGTCTTCCCGGCCCGACCGACGCCTGGATCACGCTCGCGGGTCTCGCCCGTGAGACCTCCCGCATCCGCCTCGGCACCCTGGTCACGGCCGCGACCTTCCGGCACCCGTCGCAGCTCGCGATCTCGGTGGCGCAGGTGGACCAGATGTCCGGCGGCCGGATCGAACTCGGCCTCGGCTCCGGCTGGTACGACGCCGAACACACCGCGTACGGCTTCGCGCTGCCGGAGATCAAGGAGCGCTTCGACCTGTACTCAGAGCAGCTCGAGATCGTCACCGGGCTGTGGGAAACGCCGGTCGGCGAGACGTTCTCGTTCGAAGGCGAGCATTACCGGCTCGCCGATTCACCCGCGCTGCCCAAGCCCGCGCAGAGCCCGCGCCCGCCGGTGATCATCGGCGGCGGCGGCAAGAAGCGCACCCCGGCGCTGGCGGCACGGTTCGCCGACGAGTTCAACCTGCCGTTCGTGTCGCCGGAGATCGCGAAGGCCCAGTTCGAGCGCGTGGACGCGGCGGCGACGGCCATCGGCCGCGATCCCAAGGGGATCCTCAAGTCGGTGGCGCAGGTCGTCGCGATCGGCAAGGACGACGCCGAAGTCGCCCGCCGGGCCGCCGCCATCGGCAGGGACGTGGCGGAGCTGCGCGAGAACGGGCTCGCGGGCACCCCGGCCGAGATCGTGGACAAGATCGGCCACTGGCGCGAGGAAACCGGGATCACCCGCCTCTACCTCCAGGTGCTCGACCTCAGCGATCTCGACCACCTCGACCTGATCGCCTCGGAAATCGCGTCCCAGCTCTGA